A region from the Streptomyces lydicus genome encodes:
- a CDS encoding type VII secretion target: MHPLSDALDTGASVAKEFHIEPAELAKLGKHFASYAYDIESALKGFKGKTDSEAIHDGFGLLTESEEVTSAYIELSENMSESLGKLHKHLEAIGELLRENAKNSEKSDEHIAAAFKQGEK; encoded by the coding sequence GTGCACCCCCTGAGCGATGCACTCGACACGGGGGCTTCGGTGGCAAAAGAATTTCACATTGAACCTGCTGAACTTGCCAAACTGGGAAAACATTTCGCCAGCTACGCCTATGACATCGAGAGTGCCCTGAAAGGGTTTAAGGGCAAGACGGACTCCGAGGCGATTCACGATGGATTCGGACTGCTGACCGAGTCCGAGGAGGTCACCTCCGCGTACATCGAACTGTCCGAGAACATGTCGGAATCGCTGGGGAAGCTTCACAAGCACCTCGAGGCTATCGGTGAACTCCTGCGGGAGAATGCGAAAAATAGCGAGAAGTCGGACGAGCACATCGCTGCCGCATTCAAGCAGGGGGAAAAGTGA
- a CDS encoding WXG100 family type VII secretion target — protein sequence MSNEGVGEEIVEAGLELVNPGGRPDVLRAAATSWRNMGSELESAFDALDKKVQATLGEHWKGDSADAFEHHWNALKQGIQKTEPTFTHAAKGLDDAADSIEEVNDEIHAIYVEIGVSIGVGVALSFVTLGFGGAAAAANATRLAAQAARVSARLASMLTRIASAFRRVAELAKAHRFLANVAINWAGNTAGSVAGAAWSGDGVSGADLWEATWQGGVGAVAGTAPGLGAASKVTKMMTRSGADGAAVAVGSPFLREAASGAAGGATGNVVGGWATEGAKARFTEEGTTWTDVAWGTAGNLVGGAMGGAAVAGAGRLNQPTEGFQAPEGFTPAPPKEGPSMSIDGPLGGVSAGLAGAGQAVAQGEEEPEKKEPEAKTAPQNRSVKDTFG from the coding sequence GTGAGCAACGAAGGGGTCGGCGAAGAGATCGTCGAAGCCGGGCTGGAGCTTGTCAATCCTGGTGGCCGACCGGACGTCCTGCGGGCGGCAGCCACGTCCTGGCGCAACATGGGCTCAGAGCTGGAGTCGGCTTTCGACGCACTCGACAAAAAAGTCCAGGCGACGCTCGGTGAGCATTGGAAAGGCGATTCGGCCGATGCCTTCGAACATCACTGGAACGCGCTGAAACAGGGCATCCAGAAGACAGAGCCGACCTTCACCCATGCCGCGAAGGGGCTCGATGACGCCGCCGACTCCATCGAAGAGGTCAATGACGAGATCCACGCGATCTACGTCGAGATCGGTGTCTCGATCGGCGTCGGGGTCGCCCTGTCCTTCGTGACGTTGGGCTTCGGAGGTGCTGCCGCGGCCGCCAACGCGACCCGCCTTGCCGCACAGGCTGCTCGGGTCTCTGCTCGCCTGGCCTCAATGCTTACGCGTATCGCTTCGGCGTTTCGACGTGTCGCTGAACTGGCGAAGGCGCACAGGTTTCTCGCGAATGTGGCCATCAACTGGGCGGGAAATACTGCGGGATCTGTTGCGGGCGCGGCATGGTCGGGTGACGGGGTGAGTGGCGCAGATCTCTGGGAGGCGACCTGGCAGGGTGGGGTGGGTGCGGTCGCGGGGACTGCGCCGGGCCTCGGGGCGGCAAGCAAGGTCACGAAGATGATGACGCGGTCTGGGGCGGACGGCGCGGCGGTGGCAGTCGGCTCGCCGTTCCTCCGCGAAGCGGCGAGCGGAGCGGCCGGCGGTGCCACGGGCAACGTCGTCGGTGGTTGGGCGACCGAGGGCGCCAAGGCCAGGTTCACAGAAGAAGGCACCACCTGGACGGATGTTGCGTGGGGCACCGCCGGTAACCTCGTCGGTGGCGCTATGGGTGGTGCGGCTGTGGCCGGCGCGGGCCGCCTCAACCAGCCGACTGAAGGCTTTCAGGCACCCGAGGGCTTTACGCCGGCGCCTCCGAAGGAAGGGCCCTCCATGTCGATCGACGGCCCTCTGGGCGGGGTCAGCGCCGGCCTGGCAGGCGCCGGTCAGGCAGTGGCACAGGGTGAGGAGGAGCCGGAGAAGAAGGAGCCCGAGGCCAAGACGGCTCCGCAGAATCGCAGCGTGAAGGACACTTTCGGATGA